Sequence from the Arthrobacter pigmenti genome:
GCCGGCGTTATAGCCGGCGTCGCCGTAGCGGCCGCGGGCGTCCTCGCCGTCAGGTGCTTCGCTTCTGCGGTCGCCTGAGCTCTCCGGTTGTTCACGCACGGTCAACCTCCGTTTGCGAAGCCGACTGATGGTCATACAACTGGTGACGCGCGCCGGCAAAGACTGCTATTTCCACGATCTGCCAAACGACGACAGTTCCGACGGCAGCTCCAAAGAACCACGAGCGTTCCAGCCAGCTGGGCGCACCTACGAAGAAGAGCACCGCTGCAAACCCGACAACCTTGATTGCATAGGTCACCGCGAACAGCCCCAGTGCACCAGACGGATTGCTTCGCCCTGCGAAGTGACCAATGAGAAGGCTCACGCCGAAGAACAATGCGACCAGAAGCCAGCCGAAAACCGAGCTCATACCGGCGCTGGGACCTACGATGAAGAATGCCGTACCCGCAACCGCAACAAGTGGAACGGCCGTGGAAATGAGGCACCGGACCAGGATACGCAGCCAGAGAGACTGTGTTGCTTCCGACGCCGAAACAGCAGAGACACCGGCGCGCGAAGCGTCTGGTGTGTTCATACGAGTCCGTCCATCGACAAGGGTAAAGCAAAGGGAGGTATACCGATGCGATCGATCGGTGTCATCAAATTCTACAGCAGATAGAAATCAACCGGCGTCGATGGTTGCCTAGCCTAATCAGTTCGACGCGCGGTCGTGATCGCTCCACCTCGCCGTGCCAGAATCTGTGGTGAATAGATGTAGAGAGCCACTACAGCTGCCGCGAATATCGAACACGCTATCGCGAGCGGGGCAGACGCCGTCGCCAGGACGAAGCCCGCCACACCCACCAGTGCCGAACACACGGTCACCACCAGCGCCGCCTGCACATGGCTCAGACCAACATCCGTAAGGCGCTGGTATACGTGCTCGCGATGCGAGGCGTACCAGCGCTGCCCCCCCTGTACTCGCCTCAGAAAAGTAATGAAGGTGTCAGCCAGATAGATCAGCACAGGGGCAAACAGGTACTCAAGGTAAACGCCAGCCAACAAACCTGCCACCGCCATGCCCGCAATGGAGGCACCGAGTAGATAACTGCCGACGTCGCCCAGGAAAACAAAGCCCCGTCCGAGGTTCCACGGTAGAAATCCGGCGAACGCGGCAGCTACTACGAGCCCTGCGACCGTGAGCCAGAACTGGTCCACGAGGACACCCGCGAATGAGTAGAACACTCCAACGAGAACACCGTGCAAACCGGATATACCGTTTATTCCGTCCATGAAGTTCGCCGCATTGACATACGCCGCGACAGCCAGCGCGCCGACCGGTATCCACCAGTAGGACTGGCCGATTGTCCAGCTCAGTGCCGCCGTTCCCACTGCCCCGATGCCCAACTGAAGAACTGCGCGCACGCGAATGGACAACCCCCGGTAGTCCTCGATCCAGCCGAGAACGGACGCAGACCCAATGATTGCCAGAACAATTGCCACGATGGAGCGGTCCACCGGAACAAGCCCTGTCAGCAAGGAGAGCACAAGTCCGGCCGCGATGCCCAGGGCTACCGTGATGCCTACCCCGCGAATCACCACGGTGTTGTGGGAGGAACGCTCATTGGGGATATCCAGCACACCCAGCCTGTGCAACAGCGGCTTCAACGCGATGGGCAGCAGCACGCTGAGCAGCAAGGAAGCTCCCACGACAGCCCAGAGCAGCATCATGCACCCTTTTCCGTGGGAGGGTGCATACCGTCCGAGTACTGCTCGATACCACCCTTGACCTTCCAATCACGCAGGTCGAGCATCCCCGGATCCAGCGCAGCAACCCGCGTGTGGGAGATCTTCGGGTGGAGCGGGCGGGAATCGTCCTCATCGATGCCCACCAGGTCTTCATGGAGCTTTTCCCCTTTTCGGAGCCCTGTGAACACAATCTCGATGTCCTTCCCGGACATGGCGATCATCCGCTGGGCAACATCCAGGATCTTCACCGGTTCACCCATATCGAGGATGAGCACTTCCCCGCCCCGGCCGATCGCACCGGCCTGAATCACAAGCTGGCATGCTTCAGGGATGGTCATGAAGAAGCGCGTGACTTCCGGATCCGTCACCGTAATGGGACCACCCACCCGTATCTGCTCCGTGAACAGGGGGAGCATCGACCCACGGCTGCCAATGACGTTGCCAAACCGCACGGAGACATACTTCCGTCCCACTGACTGTGCGTTCCAGGCAGTTAGCTTCTCCGCAACTCGCTTCGAGTGCCCGAGTACGCTTGTGGGGTTAGCCGCCTTGTCCGTCGAGATATTGACAAAATTGCTTACGCCTGCCGCCTCCGCCGCGCGGAGCACGTTGAGGGTTCCAAGCACGTTGGTCTTCCATGCCTCTTCCGGATACTGCTCCAGCAGTGAGACATGCTTCAGGGCGGCAGCATGGAAAACCACTTCGGGCTTCCGATCCACGAAGATGTTGCGCAGTGTTTCTGCTTCCCGGATATCGGCGAGGACAGTGTCCCTCCCTGTCAACAATCCGCGACCCGTGAGCGATATCTGCGTTGACTGCAGGCCCGTCTCATCCCGATCAAGCATGATGAGTTCCGCAGGGGCGTACTCGGCGATCTGACGGCATAACTCAGAGCCGATCGAGCCGCCCGCCCCCGTTACCAGCACCCGGCGCCCAGCGATATATCCCGCCACTTCGTCGGCGTGGATGTCCACCGGACGCCTGCCAATAAGGTCTTCGACCGCGACTTCCCGGAAATCCGTCAGCCCATTCTCTCCCCCACCCGCAAGCATCTCCCTCAGCGGTGGCAGTACCAGAACCCGGATGTTGAGTCCCGCGACCAGGTCGGATACGCGGCGCACCTGTGCAGCTTCGACATCCGAGAACGCGATTACCAACGCCGTGGCATGCGTTCGATGGGCAATGTCAGGGAGGTCCTCAAGGCGCCCCAACACCGGAACCGTAGCCAGCCTGAGATGCTTCTTCGCGGGATCGTCGTCAATCAGGCCGACCGGGAAGTAGGGAGACTCCCGATCCTGCATCATTCGCGTGACAAGGGATTTCCCGAGGAAACCTGCGCCGTAGATGAGGGTGCGCTGGGCGTCGTCGCCCGGCTTGGCCTTGCTCTCCACGTACATGCGTTTCAGGTACCGGGTGGACGCCATGAACATGCAGGCGAACGGGAAAGCGATAATGCCCACACTGCGGGGAATTTCGAGGACGGTCACCAGTGCGACGCTTACCAGCAGCAGGATCACCGAGACTATAACGGTCACGATCACCAGGAGTTTGGCCTCAT
This genomic interval carries:
- a CDS encoding UDP-phosphate glycosyltransferase, whose protein sequence is MMLLWAVVGASLLLSVLLPIALKPLLHRLGVLDIPNERSSHNTVVIRGVGITVALGIAAGLVLSLLTGLVPVDRSIVAIVLAIIGSASVLGWIEDYRGLSIRVRAVLQLGIGAVGTAALSWTIGQSYWWIPVGALAVAAYVNAANFMDGINGISGLHGVLVGVFYSFAGVLVDQFWLTVAGLVVAAAFAGFLPWNLGRGFVFLGDVGSYLLGASIAGMAVAGLLAGVYLEYLFAPVLIYLADTFITFLRRVQGGQRWYASHREHVYQRLTDVGLSHVQAALVVTVCSALVGVAGFVLATASAPLAIACSIFAAAVVALYIYSPQILARRGGAITTARRTD
- a CDS encoding polysaccharide biosynthesis protein; this encodes MTQTDNQSSDPGENRDDSAARTDKPALWLWSQYAFDSLAWIVAILLALILRLELLVNQVNIPGVVVFCAVAVVAQLIIGMSFALYRGRYAFGSFHEAKLLVIVTVIVSVILLLVSVALVTVLEIPRSVGIIAFPFACMFMASTRYLKRMYVESKAKPGDDAQRTLIYGAGFLGKSLVTRMMQDRESPYFPVGLIDDDPAKKHLRLATVPVLGRLEDLPDIAHRTHATALVIAFSDVEAAQVRRVSDLVAGLNIRVLVLPPLREMLAGGGENGLTDFREVAVEDLIGRRPVDIHADEVAGYIAGRRVLVTGAGGSIGSELCRQIAEYAPAELIMLDRDETGLQSTQISLTGRGLLTGRDTVLADIREAETLRNIFVDRKPEVVFHAAALKHVSLLEQYPEEAWKTNVLGTLNVLRAAEAAGVSNFVNISTDKAANPTSVLGHSKRVAEKLTAWNAQSVGRKYVSVRFGNVIGSRGSMLPLFTEQIRVGGPITVTDPEVTRFFMTIPEACQLVIQAGAIGRGGEVLILDMGEPVKILDVAQRMIAMSGKDIEIVFTGLRKGEKLHEDLVGIDEDDSRPLHPKISHTRVAALDPGMLDLRDWKVKGGIEQYSDGMHPPTEKGA